The Hymenobacter sp. GOD-10R genome includes a window with the following:
- a CDS encoding glycoside hydrolase family 28 protein: MQNRLDYSNIIGYSAHLLWLVLLLSTSCSTSPPSKPSAAKATIPTKEQVGALRLPIDIAPVKAPFVVPQFKKPSFPAYTLSITERGAQPGAKVTQTIQATIDAVSQHGGGTVLIPAGKWHTGRISLKSNVNLHLDAGAELYFSGEVEDYRPAVFTRNEGVEVMSLGACIYANGQENIAVTGSGRLIGPMQGGSVRKQVMEGDVVENIITASMPVAERVYEGYNGSPIFLPMFISPINCRNVYIEGISLENTAFWNIVPVYCDGVIIRGITVNSVGIPRGDGIDVESSRNVLIEYSTLSCGDDCFTIKAGRGEDGLRVNKPTENVVVRYCLAREGHGGITCGSETAGMIRNLYVHDCVFDNTGVGIRFKTRRPRGGGGENLTYERIRMNLKDAAFNWDMLGSKTYVGELAVRLPARSINPLTPHFANITAKDIIVENASQFVKVNAIPETPLTHVVLENLDINAKKLFTAADVQDFTVRNATIRTTDAQISLIDARNVLFDKVQFIVPGATLVADVSGEKSADIRFKDCTPNKPASWQQAAWNQ; encoded by the coding sequence ATGCAGAACCGCCTAGATTACAGCAATATCATTGGCTATTCCGCACATCTGTTGTGGCTCGTGCTGCTGCTAAGCACCTCGTGCTCAACATCCCCGCCTAGCAAACCTTCTGCTGCAAAAGCCACTATTCCGACGAAGGAACAGGTGGGAGCACTCCGTTTGCCCATCGACATTGCCCCCGTGAAGGCTCCTTTTGTTGTGCCGCAGTTTAAAAAACCTTCTTTTCCGGCCTATACACTCAGCATCACTGAACGGGGCGCGCAGCCAGGCGCTAAAGTGACCCAGACGATACAAGCTACCATCGATGCAGTAAGTCAGCACGGTGGCGGCACGGTCCTTATTCCGGCCGGAAAATGGCACACCGGACGTATCAGCTTGAAAAGCAACGTAAACCTGCACCTCGATGCGGGCGCGGAGCTGTATTTCAGCGGCGAAGTGGAAGATTACCGCCCCGCGGTTTTTACCCGCAACGAAGGCGTGGAGGTGATGTCGCTAGGCGCCTGCATTTACGCCAATGGTCAGGAGAACATTGCCGTGACCGGCTCAGGACGGCTGATCGGCCCAATGCAGGGTGGCTCGGTTCGGAAGCAGGTCATGGAAGGTGACGTGGTCGAAAACATCATTACCGCCTCCATGCCGGTAGCCGAACGGGTGTATGAGGGTTACAACGGTAGCCCCATTTTCCTGCCCATGTTTATCTCGCCCATCAACTGTCGCAATGTATACATCGAGGGCATCTCGCTGGAAAACACGGCGTTCTGGAACATTGTACCCGTGTATTGCGATGGGGTTATCATCCGGGGCATCACAGTGAACTCCGTGGGCATACCCCGCGGCGACGGCATCGACGTAGAGTCGTCGCGCAACGTGCTGATTGAATACTCCACCCTGAGCTGCGGCGACGACTGCTTTACCATCAAGGCGGGGCGGGGCGAAGATGGCCTGCGGGTAAACAAGCCGACCGAGAACGTAGTAGTGCGCTACTGCCTGGCCCGGGAAGGACACGGCGGCATCACGTGCGGCAGCGAAACGGCGGGCATGATTCGCAACCTATACGTGCACGATTGTGTGTTCGACAACACTGGCGTGGGCATCCGGTTCAAAACCCGCCGGCCGCGGGGTGGTGGGGGCGAGAACCTCACCTACGAACGTATCCGCATGAACCTGAAAGACGCCGCCTTCAACTGGGATATGCTCGGCAGCAAAACCTATGTAGGCGAGCTAGCGGTCCGCCTGCCGGCGCGCTCCATCAACCCGCTTACCCCGCATTTTGCCAACATTACCGCGAAGGACATCATCGTGGAAAATGCTAGCCAGTTTGTGAAAGTGAATGCCATTCCGGAAACGCCGCTGACTCATGTGGTACTAGAAAACCTAGATATAAACGCCAAGAAGCTGTTTACCGCCGCTGATGTGCAAGACTTCACCGTCCGCAACGCCACCATCCGCACCACAGATGCGCAGATTAGCCTCATTGATGCCCGTAATGTTCTCTTTGACAAAGTGCAGTTCATCGTTCCAGGAGCTACCCTTGTGGCCGACGTATCGGGCGAGAAGTCGGCGGATATCCGGTTTAAGGATTGCACGCCTAATAAGCCGGCGAGCTGGCAACAGGCAGCCTGGAACCAGTAA
- a CDS encoding glycoside hydrolase family 88 protein — MTNPLRFLLLGLMLLSQASWAQTKSKVAGAAKPLSQRMADSFMAEYPDSLGIAKSKAARWGYEQGVMLTALERVGQRTNDPRYFNYVHKIVDYSVQPDGTITGYKSDDYSVDNIPTGRSVLTLAQRFPKETKYRKAADLLRQQLTTHPRTKEGGFWHKKRYPNQMWLDGLYMLEPFYAEYSKIYNEPANFDDIAKQFALIEKYCVDPKTGLLYHAYDESKEQKWANKQTGQSPNFWSRGMGWYAMALVDVLDYFPKSHPQRAQLIKDLQRLAPVLTKYQDPKTGGWYQVTDQGTRAGNYIETSSSSMFVYALAKGTRLGYLDKAFQKVAQQGYDGLVKNFIETTPNGALAMNGTVSVGGLGGDPYRDGSYEYYLSEKIKQNDFKGVGPFIMASLEIEAAKKGL; from the coding sequence ATGACAAACCCACTACGTTTCCTGCTCCTTGGCCTAATGCTGCTCAGCCAAGCTAGCTGGGCGCAAACCAAATCCAAGGTGGCAGGCGCTGCAAAGCCGCTTTCTCAGCGCATGGCCGATTCGTTTATGGCTGAATATCCTGATTCGCTTGGTATTGCTAAAAGCAAGGCTGCGCGCTGGGGCTATGAGCAAGGCGTCATGCTGACGGCGCTGGAGCGGGTAGGCCAGCGCACCAACGACCCACGTTACTTCAACTACGTGCACAAAATCGTGGACTACTCGGTGCAGCCTGATGGCACCATCACCGGCTACAAGTCCGACGACTACAGCGTCGATAACATTCCGACGGGCCGCTCGGTGCTCACGCTCGCTCAGCGCTTCCCGAAAGAAACCAAGTACCGCAAAGCCGCCGACCTATTGCGGCAGCAACTCACCACCCACCCGCGCACCAAAGAAGGTGGCTTCTGGCACAAGAAGCGTTACCCCAACCAGATGTGGCTCGATGGCCTCTACATGCTGGAGCCCTTCTACGCCGAGTACAGCAAAATCTATAACGAACCCGCCAACTTCGACGACATCGCCAAGCAATTTGCCTTAATTGAAAAGTACTGCGTCGATCCAAAAACGGGCTTGCTCTACCACGCTTACGACGAAAGCAAAGAGCAGAAATGGGCCAACAAGCAAACTGGGCAATCGCCTAACTTCTGGAGCCGCGGCATGGGCTGGTACGCTATGGCCTTGGTCGATGTGCTTGATTATTTCCCCAAAAGCCACCCACAGCGCGCGCAACTCATCAAAGACCTGCAGCGCTTGGCGCCAGTGCTGACCAAGTACCAGGATCCAAAAACCGGCGGCTGGTATCAGGTAACTGACCAAGGCACCCGCGCTGGCAACTACATCGAAACCTCTTCCTCCAGCATGTTTGTGTACGCGCTGGCGAAGGGCACACGCCTAGGGTACTTGGATAAGGCTTTCCAAAAGGTAGCACAGCAGGGCTACGATGGGCTCGTGAAGAACTTCATCGAAACGACTCCTAACGGCGCACTTGCTATGAACGGCACGGTGAGCGTAGGCGGCCTAGGTGGCGACCCTTATCGCGACGGTAGCTACGAGTACTACCTAAGTGAGAAGATTAAGCAAAACGATTTTAAGGGAGTAGGTCCTTTTATTATGGCTAGCCTCGAAATAGAAGCTGCCAAGAAAGGTTTGTAG
- a CDS encoding DUF4174 domain-containing protein, producing MTQSTQQPSLAETLRAGKWEKRMVLLYAPAADNAEFKQQKSLLAQAQGAVHDRDIRVLELTANQLSAADKQYLQQQLKVEPTQFTVLLIGKDGGVKLRQTKALTAQQLFGTIDKMPMRQQEMKKH from the coding sequence ATGACTCAATCCACTCAGCAACCATCCTTGGCGGAGACGCTGCGCGCCGGCAAGTGGGAAAAGCGTATGGTGCTGCTCTACGCTCCAGCTGCCGACAATGCCGAGTTCAAACAACAAAAGAGCCTCTTAGCTCAAGCCCAAGGCGCGGTGCACGACCGAGACATCCGGGTGCTAGAGCTAACCGCCAATCAACTATCGGCCGCCGACAAGCAGTATTTGCAACAGCAGCTGAAAGTAGAACCGACCCAATTTACGGTGTTACTAATTGGCAAGGACGGCGGCGTGAAGCTGCGGCAGACCAAGGCCCTGACAGCGCAGCAGCTATTCGGCACTATTGATAAGATGCCGATGCGGCAGCAAGAAATGAAAAAGCACTAG